The following are encoded together in the Glycine max cultivar Williams 82 chromosome 8, Glycine_max_v4.0, whole genome shotgun sequence genome:
- the LOC100783412 gene encoding uncharacterized protein — protein MANKDYRDNKRSVCETSILLVANIIRLSSLRFSGQSFTKDLEPPQEEGTYVGKGNESSSVSKFYKSERTKKLERIKRPRSYLMKLPKEDPTNYLSQALDDVDVNAENYISHIRGKIIRDSGNIEY, from the coding sequence ATGGCCAACAAAGATTACAGAGACAACAAGAGATCAGTTTGTGAGACGTCAATATTGTTGGTGGCAAACATCATCAGATTATCTTCTCTAAGATTTTCTGGCCAGAGTTTCACGAAAGACCTTGAACCTCCACAAGAGGAAGGAACCTATGTGGGCAAAGGCAATGAATCTTCTTCGGTATCAAAATTTTACAAGAGTGAAAGAACTAAAAAGCTGGAGAGGATCAAAAGGCCTCGTTCGTACCTCATGAAACTACCAAAGGAGGATCCAACGAACTATTTGAGTCAGGCACTAGACGATGTTGATGTCAACGCTGAGAACTATATCAGCCATATTCGTGGAAAGATTATTAGGGATAGTGGTAATATTGAATATTGA